Proteins from a genomic interval of Rubinisphaera italica:
- a CDS encoding rhamnogalacturonan acetylesterase gives MKMNQLNALMLLTLLVTNIQAASAQEDVLKIGLIGDSTVATSSGWGPAFAKRFNDKTQVLNYAKNGATLESISHKLDELLKLKPDYVLIQFGHNDQKRYGTDAYRTKLTSYVQRVTEAGGQAIVLSSVTRRNFDEHGKIQLRESGLKGNLTDFEKAAQAVAEEQDVKFINLHAISIAHHNKIGPEATAEYNFSETDTTHFSPKGAEATTDLILKELKTVAPEITANLK, from the coding sequence ATGAAAATGAATCAATTGAATGCACTGATGCTTCTGACTTTACTTGTCACGAACATTCAGGCTGCTTCTGCTCAAGAGGATGTCTTAAAAATTGGCTTGATTGGGGATTCGACTGTCGCAACGTCTTCCGGCTGGGGACCTGCTTTTGCGAAACGGTTCAACGATAAAACACAGGTCCTGAATTATGCGAAGAACGGGGCGACTCTGGAATCGATTTCTCATAAGCTGGACGAGCTTCTGAAACTGAAGCCAGATTACGTTCTCATTCAATTCGGACATAACGACCAAAAGAGATATGGCACAGACGCCTACCGAACCAAATTGACTTCTTATGTGCAACGTGTGACTGAGGCTGGAGGCCAGGCAATTGTTCTCAGCTCGGTGACTCGTCGCAATTTTGATGAACATGGGAAAATTCAACTTCGGGAATCTGGGCTCAAAGGCAATTTGACCGATTTCGAGAAGGCGGCTCAAGCCGTTGCTGAAGAACAAGATGTCAAATTCATCAACCTGCATGCGATCAGTATTGCTCATCACAACAAAATCGGACCTGAAGCGACCGCAGAATATAACTTCAGTGAAACCGACACGACTCATTTTAGCCCCAAAGGAGCCGAGGCCACTACTGACTTGATCCTTAAAGAATTGAAAACCGTTGCTCCAGAAATCACTGCCAATCTGAAATGA
- a CDS encoding sulfotransferase family 2 domain-containing protein: protein MAGSIQAGVRLSNIQQVTPKIVHMHIPKTAGTSIKSAFVAHYDLSRVCRAVLEPEFAEINPDDYDFFTGHIGFDLASQFGHPIVSVLRDPIDRFISVYYYWRQLYETENRRDPGIVAAHSLSLDEFAERFDESKLIQQFYNQMTWQFAGSFNLNDRRKRIELTQAEVLELAQANMQKCAVVGRKEDLPGFVSDCRKTLGIELDIDKLNVTAKRPLIDEVPLSTRRRIAQWVPLDLELYWSRLK from the coding sequence ATGGCTGGTTCCATTCAAGCCGGTGTCAGGTTATCCAATATACAGCAGGTCACTCCTAAAATTGTGCACATGCATATTCCCAAGACGGCTGGGACGTCAATAAAATCAGCTTTTGTGGCTCACTATGACCTTTCGAGAGTTTGCCGGGCGGTTTTAGAACCCGAGTTTGCTGAAATCAATCCGGATGACTATGACTTTTTCACCGGCCATATTGGGTTTGACCTGGCCAGTCAATTTGGACATCCGATTGTCAGTGTGCTGCGGGACCCGATCGATCGTTTCATTTCGGTCTATTATTATTGGCGTCAGTTGTATGAAACAGAGAATCGTCGGGACCCGGGCATCGTTGCCGCTCACTCGCTGAGCCTGGATGAATTTGCCGAACGATTCGACGAATCGAAATTGATCCAACAATTCTACAATCAGATGACTTGGCAATTCGCAGGAAGTTTTAACCTGAATGATCGCCGCAAAAGAATTGAACTCACTCAGGCTGAAGTACTGGAACTGGCGCAGGCGAACATGCAAAAGTGTGCCGTCGTTGGGCGTAAGGAAGACCTTCCAGGCTTTGTCTCCGATTGTCGCAAAACGCTGGGCATCGAATTGGATATCGACAAGTTGAATGTCACTGCGAAGCGTCCACTTATTGATGAAGTACCCTTGTCGACTCGCCGTCGAATCGCCCAGTGGGTTCCGCTCGATCTGGAACTCTACTGGAGTCGGTTAAAGTAA
- a CDS encoding SHOCT domain-containing protein produces the protein MPTLSDAGTQLVNTLSQRHGVSTDAVTHMLIAVQNGNGSMAQFNHPEFGGCGQWMRGGMTMVSDLFNNHLKYRVDSICNDISNELANNQLTPFAGSFQSQSQNGSNSQMQAGGAMGSANSLFVPDPEANWWPQDLGAPNAVGSQNNVRYAYFANSRRLAVKTGSDIWVYDTGDHQIGGFSQQQGAGGSITFTSQYGVVNLSTLPVISQNGVTPPAPVVPQPVAEQNSCSTPIQNEESVSIPLNATNDSIPASSSGDDILAMLERLGGLCDKNYITKEEFAAKKAELLKRL, from the coding sequence ATGCCCACTCTTTCGGATGCTGGAACTCAACTTGTTAACACATTGTCTCAACGACATGGTGTTTCTACTGACGCTGTCACTCACATGTTGATAGCCGTACAGAATGGTAATGGGTCAATGGCGCAGTTTAATCACCCGGAATTCGGTGGATGCGGGCAGTGGATGCGTGGTGGGATGACAATGGTCAGCGACCTGTTCAACAACCATTTGAAATACCGTGTCGACAGTATCTGTAACGATATTTCCAACGAACTCGCCAACAATCAGTTAACACCTTTTGCTGGATCCTTTCAGTCGCAAAGCCAGAACGGATCGAATTCTCAAATGCAGGCTGGTGGGGCGATGGGATCGGCCAACAGTCTGTTTGTTCCCGATCCTGAAGCCAACTGGTGGCCGCAGGATTTGGGGGCTCCCAATGCGGTTGGCTCTCAAAACAATGTTCGTTATGCCTACTTTGCCAACTCGCGACGACTGGCTGTAAAAACGGGTAGTGACATCTGGGTTTACGATACCGGCGACCATCAAATCGGCGGCTTCTCCCAGCAGCAGGGAGCAGGAGGTTCGATTACGTTCACAAGCCAATATGGAGTTGTGAATCTTTCAACATTGCCCGTGATCTCTCAAAATGGCGTCACTCCACCAGCTCCTGTAGTTCCTCAACCTGTTGCCGAACAAAACTCCTGTTCGACACCTATTCAAAATGAAGAATCTGTTTCGATACCCCTCAATGCAACCAACGATTCGATACCTGCATCATCGAGTGGAGACGATATTCTTGCAATGCTGGAACGACTCGGTGGGCTTTGTGATAAAAACTACATAACGAAAGAAGAATTTGCTGCCAAGAAAGCAGAATTGTTGAAGCGTCTTTAA
- a CDS encoding transglutaminase-like domain-containing protein, with amino-acid sequence MVRINVGCDLAYEVRSPTVFLFQIVAASNSYQKVILEELKLNPQLNVERFQIGMAGNQLQRVVVDPCDFQVSYRGTVELTPQTQNSNSIGESPISQTPAEVLTYLNPSRYCESDLLSRFAFEEFGQLYPGYSRVQAICNWVFEQLDYTPGSTISTTTAADVLLQRTGVCRDYAHLAIALCRGLGIPARYVAGYALNLQPPDFHGFMEAFLDGQWYLFDPTRLTSTLGLVRIGTGRDAADVSVATITGNSLLTQQSVWATLASKNNDPPDDGTGSSAVSTA; translated from the coding sequence ATGGTGCGTATTAATGTTGGTTGCGATCTGGCCTATGAGGTTCGCAGTCCTACTGTTTTTCTATTTCAGATTGTTGCTGCAAGTAACAGCTACCAAAAAGTGATTCTGGAAGAACTCAAACTGAATCCCCAATTGAATGTGGAACGATTCCAGATTGGGATGGCGGGCAATCAACTCCAGCGCGTAGTCGTCGATCCCTGCGATTTTCAGGTCTCCTATCGAGGGACTGTGGAGTTGACTCCGCAGACACAGAATTCAAACAGCATTGGGGAATCGCCAATTTCTCAGACACCTGCCGAAGTGCTGACCTATCTCAATCCAAGTCGCTACTGCGAAAGTGACCTGCTCTCCCGATTTGCATTTGAGGAGTTCGGCCAGTTGTACCCCGGATACAGTCGTGTCCAGGCGATTTGCAACTGGGTTTTTGAGCAGCTCGACTACACCCCCGGCAGCACGATCTCAACAACCACAGCCGCAGATGTTTTGCTGCAAAGGACAGGTGTTTGTCGTGATTATGCTCATTTAGCAATCGCATTGTGTCGTGGACTCGGAATCCCCGCACGATATGTCGCTGGCTATGCATTGAACTTGCAACCACCCGACTTTCATGGATTCATGGAAGCTTTTCTGGACGGACAATGGTATCTGTTCGACCCCACACGGCTGACGTCAACTCTTGGACTTGTTCGAATTGGTACTGGACGTGACGCAGCAGATGTCTCGGTTGCGACCATCACCGGCAATTCCCTGCTCACACAACAATCCGTGTGGGCGACACTCGCCAGCAAAAATAATGATCCCCCGGATGATGGTACTGGATCCAGTGCCGTTTCGACTGCTTGA
- a CDS encoding helix-turn-helix domain-containing protein, producing MTKRYRSNSGLVAWLNQTTRAVLALDARGRVRFFNNGAELLTGCHPEDLLGKACEYRTAPSGSLSERVLTAFSPPPEVFAGQERFATSHFIDNRGQTRNVHLLFLPFRNEEEEVATVLAIALNQPESVRHLPASESQILHAELSKLLNAQLKELSHESIVNQSAVMQRVVKQIEVARQSQAPVLLTGKPGTGKTMIARSITRLPKSERIPLGIIDCEKLQRIDQKRLLEDFLGFARETETPSNIYFRHADRLPRDLQELVCKTYLTPEWPDRCRLITSSCTPLEPLVADETLLDRFYYLTSAISIHVPSLDERREDFDLLCQAFLENNNRDRTPQFSGFEKQVRKAFREYSWPGNVQELRMTIEEACQKCQESIIKMEHLPFRFLSGQLADEILPVELETVQPLEETLEKLERQEIEKALRIAKNNKAKAAELLGMTRAKFYRRLEALGIESP from the coding sequence ATGACGAAGCGTTACCGCTCAAATAGCGGATTGGTGGCCTGGCTGAATCAAACGACACGGGCGGTGTTAGCACTGGATGCCCGGGGACGGGTCCGTTTTTTCAACAATGGTGCCGAGTTGCTCACCGGGTGTCATCCTGAAGATTTACTGGGGAAAGCCTGTGAATATCGAACAGCTCCTTCAGGCTCACTGAGCGAACGAGTGCTGACCGCATTTTCCCCTCCCCCGGAAGTCTTTGCCGGGCAGGAACGTTTTGCAACGTCACACTTTATCGATAACCGCGGACAAACCCGAAACGTTCACCTGCTGTTTCTCCCCTTTCGTAACGAAGAGGAAGAAGTAGCGACAGTGCTGGCGATTGCTTTGAATCAACCAGAAAGTGTGCGTCATCTACCGGCTTCGGAATCGCAAATCCTTCATGCAGAATTGAGCAAACTTCTCAACGCTCAACTCAAAGAGCTGAGTCATGAATCTATTGTAAATCAGAGCGCAGTTATGCAGCGGGTCGTGAAACAAATCGAAGTGGCCCGGCAATCACAGGCTCCCGTATTACTGACTGGAAAACCCGGCACCGGAAAAACAATGATCGCCAGATCGATCACCAGGCTCCCGAAAAGCGAACGAATTCCATTAGGGATCATTGATTGCGAAAAACTGCAGCGGATCGATCAAAAGCGTTTGCTCGAGGACTTTCTGGGCTTTGCCCGTGAGACGGAAACCCCGAGTAATATCTATTTCCGCCATGCCGACAGACTCCCTCGCGATTTACAGGAACTCGTCTGCAAAACTTATCTCACGCCCGAATGGCCTGATCGCTGCCGATTGATAACATCCTCCTGCACCCCACTCGAACCTCTGGTGGCGGATGAAACGTTGCTGGATCGATTTTATTATCTCACCTCTGCAATTTCGATACACGTTCCGTCGCTGGATGAACGACGCGAAGATTTCGATCTGCTTTGTCAGGCATTTCTGGAGAATAATAATCGCGATCGTACTCCCCAGTTTTCCGGATTCGAGAAACAGGTCCGAAAAGCGTTTCGGGAATATTCCTGGCCGGGAAATGTTCAGGAACTCCGAATGACAATCGAAGAAGCCTGCCAAAAATGCCAGGAATCGATCATCAAAATGGAACACCTTCCGTTCCGATTTCTCAGCGGACAACTGGCCGATGAAATCCTGCCCGTCGAATTGGAAACGGTTCAGCCACTCGAAGAAACACTCGAAAAGCTTGAACGTCAAGAAATTGAAAAAGCACTACGCATCGCAAAAAATAATAAAGCCAAAGCCGCTGAATTACTGGGAATGACCCGAGCGAAATTCTACCGACGCCTCGAAGCTCTTGGCATCGAAAGCCCTTAA
- the rpoN gene encoding RNA polymerase factor sigma-54, producing the protein MKLAPRMIQSMEILQMSVMALQEKIDQELEENVVLEVTDPKQKDVHESDGEESSSGAEIEQREITVDNDHNNEADFERLLEMSDDWPEDNITSGGKPSANRIDEFSDRQHDLMGNLQASPQSLHDYLLEQFHYFEVDSEVRDFGEFLIQNLDENGRLQGTLPEIMQVYGKAIDLGTADHVLGLIQKLDPPGVGARDLQECLLLQVTDEMPMRDIVITLISDHLDNISHNRLPLIERTTGYSLETIKSGLEQIRTFEPFPGRCFQSHVSQNVTPDVRVQQDDDDKWTVQLLNEYTPELKISRKYLRMLADNPDAKTKEYIRKKIESAKWLIDSIEQRHTTLRKVSQAIVDHQTDFLENGPEAIVPLKMQQIADDVGVHVTTISRAVDGKWMETPRGLYPLRRFFGGGTTTSEGDEVAWQKIRLKLQEVIDEEDKHNPLSDDALVKEMATHGYTLARRTITKYRKAMNIPSSRQRKEY; encoded by the coding sequence ATGAAGCTGGCTCCGCGGATGATCCAGTCGATGGAAATTCTGCAGATGTCCGTCATGGCGCTGCAGGAAAAAATCGATCAAGAACTTGAGGAAAATGTTGTTCTGGAAGTGACTGATCCCAAGCAAAAAGATGTCCATGAAAGTGATGGCGAAGAATCGTCGTCAGGAGCGGAAATCGAGCAGCGGGAAATTACGGTCGATAACGATCATAACAACGAAGCCGACTTCGAACGTCTGCTCGAAATGTCGGATGACTGGCCGGAAGATAACATCACCTCGGGTGGGAAACCTTCTGCCAACCGCATCGATGAATTTTCAGATCGTCAACACGATCTGATGGGAAATCTGCAGGCAAGTCCGCAATCGCTGCACGATTATCTGCTGGAACAATTTCACTACTTTGAAGTCGATTCGGAAGTTCGGGATTTCGGAGAATTCCTGATTCAAAACCTCGACGAAAACGGCCGTCTGCAGGGAACGTTGCCAGAGATCATGCAGGTTTACGGCAAGGCGATTGATCTTGGCACGGCCGACCATGTTCTCGGGTTGATTCAAAAACTCGATCCCCCCGGTGTCGGAGCCCGCGATCTGCAGGAATGCCTGCTGCTTCAAGTGACCGATGAAATGCCGATGCGGGATATTGTGATTACTCTCATTTCGGATCACCTGGATAATATCAGTCATAATCGCCTTCCACTGATTGAGCGAACAACCGGCTATTCTCTGGAAACGATTAAATCAGGCCTCGAACAGATTCGTACCTTCGAGCCTTTTCCGGGGCGTTGTTTTCAATCGCATGTCTCTCAAAATGTGACGCCTGATGTTCGCGTTCAACAGGATGATGACGACAAATGGACGGTGCAGTTACTCAACGAGTACACGCCAGAGTTGAAAATCTCGCGTAAATATTTGCGGATGCTGGCCGATAACCCGGATGCAAAAACGAAAGAGTATATTCGCAAGAAAATTGAATCGGCCAAATGGCTGATTGATTCGATCGAACAACGTCATACAACATTAAGAAAAGTTTCTCAGGCCATTGTCGACCATCAAACCGATTTTCTGGAAAACGGACCTGAGGCCATTGTTCCCCTCAAAATGCAGCAGATAGCCGATGATGTCGGCGTACATGTGACAACAATCTCCCGAGCAGTCGACGGCAAATGGATGGAAACTCCTCGTGGACTCTACCCGTTACGACGCTTCTTCGGCGGCGGGACGACAACATCAGAAGGAGATGAAGTCGCCTGGCAGAAAATTCGCCTTAAGCTTCAGGAAGTGATTGACGAGGAAGATAAACACAATCCGCTCAGTGATGATGCTCTCGTCAAAGAAATGGCCACTCACGGCTACACGCTGGCACGACGGACAATCACCAAATATCGTAAGGCGATGAATATTCCGTCTTCACGACAGCGTAAAGAATACTAA
- the recR gene encoding recombination mediator RecR, translating into MDEQTHPYGPSVARLIEEFALMPGIGRKSAERLAQYVVNMKKSSAASLIQAIDSVKRSIRRCEVCHALTEKELCDICSDPRRDRTLVCVVEQPKDVISLEASGAFPGTFHVLHGSLSPLNGIGPEKLTINSLLKRIEADGVTELVMATNPTLEGDGTALYISNLLDNRGVRITRLARGIASGSVLEFANKEMLADALRGRQAF; encoded by the coding sequence ATGGACGAACAAACACATCCTTACGGGCCGAGTGTGGCTCGGTTGATTGAAGAATTCGCACTGATGCCGGGCATTGGTCGGAAGTCGGCTGAGCGGTTGGCTCAGTATGTCGTGAACATGAAGAAAAGTTCGGCTGCTTCTTTGATTCAAGCGATCGATTCTGTTAAACGCAGCATTCGCCGTTGTGAGGTTTGCCACGCACTCACCGAAAAAGAGCTCTGTGACATTTGCAGTGATCCCCGCAGAGATCGTACGCTCGTTTGCGTGGTTGAGCAGCCTAAGGATGTCATTTCTCTGGAAGCCTCAGGAGCTTTTCCGGGGACTTTTCATGTGCTCCATGGCAGCCTGTCTCCACTGAATGGGATTGGTCCTGAAAAACTGACGATTAATTCTCTGCTCAAGCGGATTGAAGCTGATGGAGTGACTGAACTGGTGATGGCGACCAATCCGACCCTCGAAGGAGATGGTACGGCTCTGTATATATCGAATTTGCTGGATAATCGTGGTGTACGGATTACCCGTCTTGCCAGAGGCATCGCATCAGGTAGTGTGCTAGAATTTGCGAATAAGGAAATGCTTGCGGATGCTCTGCGTGGACGTCAGGCCTTTTGA